A segment of the Fusarium oxysporum f. sp. lycopersici 4287 chromosome 4, whole genome shotgun sequence genome:
ACAACCTCAGCGGGCGAAGAACACGCGAGGGCTGGCCCATTGCTGTATCAGCGGACTGTCGCTTCTTGTGCTGTAGAACAgatgatggcgttgatgtaAGTGATATGTACTCAGGAAGAGTGCTGTATACGATTAAGTTTCAGAGCGGGTTTGTCACGGCGGCGTCGTTTAGTTGGGATGGGAAATACTTGATTCTTGGAAAGGCGGCGTCGTGGATGGGGTTGAAGATGGGAACTTCGACTTTGGATGTTTGGGAATTGGTATTCTAGGCGTTTAAAATGGGCTGTAAGTTGGATATATGTACGCTACAGAGAAAAGTTATGAACCAGAATTTGACCTTGATATTTGTGTAAGTTTACTATTAAAGTCATTATTCATTGAGAGCATTGTCATACATGTGTACTCTTTACTCAACCTCCCTCCATCTCGCCTCAAGCATTTGTATCCTCATTAGAGGCCCTCCGCCCATGACCTCCGCCGCAGCCTCCCTCGACTGCCTATCGTACGAATACCCCTGCATGACCCATTCATTTGCATGTCCATACCCAGCATACGAGTTTCCAACAGTATAGCTATGTCCCATAGTAGCATCTTGAGCCCATCCCATGCTCTTATAAAACGTACCCTGTGTGCCCAACATCTGTGCCTGCATGGCTGCTATCTTTTGCTGATTGAGGATCTGCTCGCACTGCATGATTGTCTGTGTGTAAACGACATGTCTTTGCTCTGCGATGGCTAAGAGACCTTCTAAATCTCCAGTTCTACAAGCTTCTGTGTAGAGGCTTCTCATGCGCGGTGAGTAGATATCACACATACGCTCTTTTTCTGGCTCTCTCACTCCAGTAAGTGCAAAGCGAGGCTCGAGTGCTGTGCCCTTTGCAAAGGAAGCATAGCAATCTTCACAGATCTCCAAGACTCCCCATCCCCACCATCGCCTATTCTTGCTGAAGTTCTTCCTTGGACATTGTTGAACATGGCCCCATTGCGCAGTCCAGTCAAGAAACAGCTTCCTGTCTCCCCAATTTCGTGCGCTGACATATGCTTCGAGAGCCTGAACGGCTCGTGGATGACCCAAGCTGAAGCCGCAGAGATACAATTCGTCTGGCTTGGTGCTGTTGTCTTTCATGAACCATCGTGCCCCTCCAATTGGTTTGATGATGCCTTCATAACACGCCGCGCATATTCCCCAGCCGGGAGGATCGTTGATCGGCGTGTACCACGAACTTCCTTTCGTTCCATCCCTGTTGCAAACAGGATACTTGTCCATTTCCCACGCTGCATTCCAAAAGAGACTTCTATCCTCATCATCCAGTGCCTGATGCATTGGAATGATGTGATTCAACTGTCCAAGAATACACCTGGTCTGGAAGTTTCCCCCAGTAACCTGCTGCCATTTATCTTGATCTTCAGAGGCATAGAAGTAGTCGTGGTAGCACGCTGCACATGCTTGTAGGTCACTCGGTCCGTTCTCGGGCTTGTACCATGCACGCTCATTGGCGTTGATAGTGTCGATTTTGGGGCATTCCGGTATTTGTGCACGTTGGTTGAACTCTTGACAGAATTGGGCCCATTTGTTCTCTTTCGCATAGTCCATGAACTTGCGTTTGAGGAACCATACGCTTAGATCGCAATAAGCACCGCCTTCGTTGGGTAAGAGCTGATAATACTTGGCAAACGACGAAGTTATTAGACCATCCTCAAAACAAGCTTCGCAGATTGTCCCGTTTGGAATGTCAGCTGCTTTGTACCATGACTCTCCCTCGGTGATGTTCTGTTCTCTGCAGTCTTTGATACTCATTCTCTTCCTCATAAACTCGGTAAGCTTATCAAGTCTACCAGACTCAACAGCTTCGGGGAGTAATGTATCTTTGATACGCCTGGTGTTGAATCGACATCTGCGCTTGTGTCCATCGTCGTAGAAGACCTTTCGGAATGAGTCCCCGAATTTGGTGTCATAGATAAGATCTACATAGCAGCGAGCACAAATGACGAACTCTGGTACAGCAGCGTGATAGAACCAGTGTTGGGGGAAGGATATTAGTGAGCCTGAGCATTCGAGGCCTGCTTTTGCACCGCAGGCATGCAGCTGTGCTGGCTCAGGGGTTCTGACGCGAGGAGGCTTTGGCGCAGCGATAGGTTGTTGTTGTGGACTTTGAacaggtggtggtggtggataTGATGGAATGTTTGCCTGTTGCGGCTGAGGActtgctggagctggtgCGTGATACGAATTACGTTGACTTGCCTGCTCCTGAACTCTAGGAGAAGGTTGTGCTTGAGGGCTcggcggtggtggaggaAAGTATGGTGTCTGCTGCGAAGCCTGCCCAGGAGGCACGACAGCAGGCGACAAATGCCCACCAGACTGCGGCTGAATCGGAGTCGTACCctgagcaggaggaggtccaggaggaggtggtggtaTATAGCCCATTGAAGGACTAGAGGGCACTTGTGTCTGACTCTGTGGCGAAAGGTATGAGTTCTGAACCGGCGGAGCTGCATACGATACTGGTCTTTGTGCAGAACTCACACTCCCAGCTGTAGAAACAGGTCTTCTCGGTAAAGGCGGCgcacatcctcaacatccgTATTGATCCTCGGCGGTAACGGTGGTCTCTCCCCCTCCTGTCTCTGCCTCTGTATCTCATCAAACAACCTCTGCTGTTCTCTCACAACTTCATCCTCCGCAAGCTGATAGTTCCTCGCCTCCTCAGCTCTCAACTTCTCTAGCTCTTGAGCCTGCTTCTCTTGCTCAATTCTCATGTTGGCGAGATCTTCTGTAGCCTTTCTCATTTGAGCTTCATACTCTGCTTTGTAGTGCGCTGCGAGACGCTCTGCTTCACGCCATTGGGTTTCGAGCTGTTGGGTGTGTGCTTGAGGGGGATATGAACTCTGAGGACAAGTTTGCGGAGCTGGTTGTGTTGCTGGCGGCGTGATGTGAGGCTGTGAAGATGTCTGAGAGGGTTGAGCGCTCGATGGACGATATGGTGATGGCGGAGGGGGAtattgttgctgctgaggtTGGTACTGTGGCGTTTGAGGTTGCCCATATTGCGGTGATTGAGGCTGGTACTGAGTCTGAGGTTGTTGATACTGGGGCTGCCCAGCCTGATACTGCTGTTGCCATCCTGGAGGTGAACCTCTCTGATATTCGCCCTGCTGATATCCTCGACTTGTTCCTTGTCCATAATACCCCGACTCTCTCTGcctttgctgctgctgctgttgctgctgctgtaaCTGAACCTGTTTCTTATACTCCTCTCCCACTTTACCAACAAAATCCTTTAACCAAGCCATTGTATCACTTCTTTAACCTTGAGTAACACAATGTCCAGGGAATGAGGGGCCCTGACTGCCTAAATACCCTCCCCACGTCAGATGTAGATGGGTTACAATAAAACCCGATCACGCCCTGCGCTGATCTGACCAGATGAGGCAATTATCGATCAGAGACCATTTTCATCAAcctttaggtaagtttagtatatctcGGTAGGCCTTTAGACCAGATTATTTTGACGCCCTGGTCTAAAACTTGTAGCGTGTCTGAAAAGAATCCCATTTTAGTCTTTTTCGTTCCTTAGGATGCATCCCCTAGGCTCCTTACTTCGCGGAGCATTGCCTCCAGATCTGATCATATCAGATGCGCGCTTTTTATTGTAACCTACAAACAAGGATCACAAGCAAGTCAGCCTGGACCCTTGCTTTCAGCTCGGTATCATCGGGACTTGGCCTTAAAGTTATCAACGCAGACTGTTTAACGAACAAGCTTATTTCCACCCTTCACAAAATCATTAACAGCCTTTTTATACTAATCGGCTCTCTATGTCAAAACTGTAAAATGTGCAATTGTCCCTGTATGCTTGCGATAGTCCATCTCCACACTCGACCCAGAAATCCTTCGATCTTCATTCGTTGATCTCAAATGGCCAGGATCCTCTGTAGCCTGTATCACCATCAGCGGAACACGACCGCACCACGGAATCTATGAGCCAACGTTCACAAACATCACAGACTGAGACTCGATAAAGTGTACCAAATTCATTGACTCCTATAATTGCATGCTGAGCCCCCTAAGCATGGCTTTTGTTCATATATCTTTCAGCTCATCGCGAGACAAAAGGTTGAACCTCTGTCTGCCCTGAGCCTCCATGACATGTATCAACTTCTGAATAAAAAACAATAGGTATATGCATGCATCCATCCCAATAGCAACAAACGCCTGCCCGCCCGGTTCATGCTGGTACTTCGTAACTATGTGTGTTGTTTATGCGTAAATGTACGATACCTCAACGCCGTTGTTTCATCAGTTGCCCATGTGTAGAACAACCCGTTGCGAAAAAAAAACATATTGCCTATATGCGTGGTCCGTCATCCATTCATCCGTAATGTGATGTATTAAGCTTCTTCCTCAATCATTGCGCGAACCTCAGGTTCGTTGAGAAGGATACGCTTTCCAAGTTCCTCTGGTGGCTTGCCGTCTCGGACAGCTCCAAAGTCAAGAATCTGGATCATGTTAGTACTTGTTACTCTTAAGTTATCTGCGCTGTAACATACCTCGACGTAGGTGAGTGAATCACGCTGGACAGCAGCCACACATCGTCGTTCGTCAAATTTGACTTGCCAAACACCACTGAGATCGCTCAACAAGTCCTGAACGCATTCGCCAGTTCGGACATCCCACATCTTGACCGTCTTCTCACTGCCACTAATAACTTTCCGGCCATCGTGCTGGAAACAGGTAATAGCCCCAGTATGCGCCATGAGAGTATTGCGGCATTTGCCATTTTCTGGATCCCAGATACGAAGAGTCGAGTCGGCCGCCGCCGACACCAATCGCTCATCGCGAAGGTCTAACAAACCGACGAGCAAACTGTGTCCCTCGAGAGTGTACAGACACGCGCCAGTTGCAAgatcccagatcttgaccaGCGAATCCATCGAGCCCGAGATACAACGATTGCGTTCATGGTCGAGGACGACAGAGTAAACCTTTTGAGAGTGACCATGGAGCACATGGAGAGCCTCACCGGTGCTGATACGCCAAACCCGGACAGTGCTGTCATAAGAGCCACTGACGAGGGTGTCACCATGAGCGGAAATGGCGCGAACAGAATGCGTGTGTCCGGCCAACACTCGAATGAAGTAAGGGCAGTCGGACTCATGAGCTGGGGGGCCAGTCTGGATATATCGACGGGACCCAACCTCAGGAAGTCGCCAGACCCTGAGCTGACTGTCCCTGGAGccggtgatgatgagaggcTTCTCGGGCTGCATGATGGCCTGTCCACTGGAATCTCTCCCAGTCTCGGTGGGCATCAGGATTTGCAGGCAACGGACAGTACTAGTGTGCCCGTAGAATACCTGCTGGCAAAGGCCACGTTCGATATCCCAGACGCGAACAGATCTGTCAGTAGAGCCAGACACCAGCATGTTGCCTTCATACTGTAGTGCCCAGACACCACCTTCATGaccttcaagcttcttgcGGAGCTTGCCCGTCTTAGTATCGTAGATGTGGATGAGTGTATCGTCGCTACCTGTAATGATCTTGTCTTCGTCAAACTGGAGACACGTAATAACGTGACGAGGATGAGCTGCGAACGCGACGTGGCCAGGTTTAACCTCGCCGCTGGTCCAACTCTTACGGATCATGTGATGACGGCGGTAAAGTGACTTGTATAGATGAAGCTCGCGAAGACTGGGCAGTCCAAGCTGGGGATCAGGGACAGCTGTAGCGGCAGCATTTGCAGCAGACAGTGGTCCTTCCGACTTGTGTTGGCGGGCCTCGGGCTGCGACTTGTTCTCTTCACGAGCCACGGCTTCCTGCGCACTGGCACGTCGCTTAGATCGCTCGGCCGAATAAGTGTTGATCGCTCGCTTGCGCTTGGAAGCCCGAGACTTGGAGGCTGTCTCTTGTCGAAGAGTCCGGGTAAGCTCGTGCTCAGTTGAAGTCAACCGGGTTCGCATGCTCAAATCCTTTTCGTATCCATTTGCGCCAACAGGATCTTGCCAGCCCCAACCTTGGATAATGGCCTTCTGAAGTTCCCCAGGTGGGAGGGTGTAGCCATCTCTGTCAAACAGTTCCTTCCACCCTGTTTCATTACGATCAACAATGTTTCGCCAGTGCTTTGAGACTTGTGCAGCTCGACAAAGATCTCGGTGATCGAGATGAGACAAAACAGAATATCCAAGTTCCAGGGGTAACTGTCGTAAGAAATCACATTTGAGTGCTGGGTTCACAGCGTTGGCCACAACGCGGAGGGTCGGACGAGGACAACGGCGAAGAAACTGATACATCATGAATGTCTTCATTTCGGTTTTCATGGAGTCGAATGCCTCGAGCAGTGTCTGTGTGTCGACGACCTGTAGCGAATCGACACCTTGAGGGGCACCATCAGTGCGAGCAAGGGCGTAATCATCCTGGGAATGGCCAGTACGAACGAGAGCAGTCAAGGAATCATCTTCCATTGGCTGTGATTCATCAACCCATCTTGAGGGATCTAGGTTCGAGGACTGGAAGCTAGGCTGtgtctcatcatcgtcatcggcaGTATGTAGCTGAGCGGCTGCCAAGGTAGGCGACAGTCTGGGACTAGGAAGACTAGCATCTTGGGCGGCAACGACATCGATACTGGGACGGGGATTAAAGGGACGGATAGGTTGTTGTAAAGatccatcagcatcagcgAACGGTTCTGCGTCAGCATCAGTAATTGGTGGAGTAGCGACATTGCTGCTAAAGACAGTATGTGAATCACTCTCTACAGGGCTGGTGGCTTCGTAATGAGGGCTGACAGCCGAGGAAGATGCTTCGGGTGATTGATTTCGTTCATGGTGTGACGAGCGTCGGTGAGCTGATCTCTCAGCCGCACCAACGACTTCTGAAGTATCGGGAGTAGCAAGGAAGCCCCCAGAAGGTCTGGATGACCTCTCTCCTTGTCGATTCGAATTATGGGCAATGGAGCGACGAAGTTTATCCGATACGGCGTTCAGGGGAATGGAGCGACCAGGTCGTCGAGGGTTCGAAGTGGGTGCTGAAGATTCGGGGGAATCTATAGTGGTGGCTCTAGAAGCGCGGGAACGGCGAGGATATCCTTCTGAGGGAGATTGTGATCGATGCTTGGGTACCCGGCCGAGGTTGGACTCTTGAGGGGACTCAGTTTTGAGTTGAGTGGGGGTAGAACGAGAATTGCAAGATAACTGTGTATATGTCAGCATGGTCTGTTCTTCATAGCAGTTGCAGACAGTAAGTGGGGAGCATAACGTGAAAACTAACCTGATGATCCATCggttcatcttcaacttcatcgtCAGTCTCAATAGCACTTGGCATGTTATACGAGAACCGGATCAGTTCAGGGGGAGTAGGCTTCATAGCGAGAGGATACTCTTTTGTGTCTAGGTTCTCCAGAGGTACAGGGTCACGAACGAAGACCTGAGGGAACTTTCGCGTGAGACGAGTAGTGGTCGTAACAGTCTTAGTCTCGACACACTCGCTCACCTCGAGCTGGAAGCGGCGGGAGCGGTTCTGAGTCCCCTCGGAGATGTTGACGGATACTGTTTGTGAAGCTTTGGGGTGACGAGGCTCAAGAGCCTGGCTAGTTGTGGGGGATGGTGTCATGATGCGGCCGGTGTTTGTGTGTGTTTGTGTTCATCCGTCAAATGCACAAGGCTAGGGACGAGTTCCGATTTAGCAGTCTTGATGGGATCAGTATCAAGACTGGTTCCGGAGCTCCAAGGCTCGTAGTATCAGAGATGTGTTGTTGGAACAGCTAAGCTGCGCGGGGAACAAGAAACgcgaaagaggagaaagtGGTTTTGTTCCGGACATGTAGATGCTTAAGCGAAACTTAAGGTTGTCTAACGGCCAGATTTCGAAGGTTTGGTGTTTTCGAGCCCTTACTCCACTGGCATCAGACTCTCTGGACTTGATCGAATGGGAAGACTGGTAGTGCCGGCAAATTTTGTGACAATATGGCCGTTATTGAGATATGTCGACAAGGGGGACGGATATCGACAACGGACGCGAAGGGCTTTCGATATGAGGCTAGCCTCAGGCCCGAGACCGGAAAGGGGACAACACGGTCGAAACGCAGTAGATCGAAGCTGATGGAGACGCGGAAGCCAGGGCGGCAGAACGAAGGGTCGTAAGGCTATCTGACTGAGCGAGCACGCGTGCACTTCAAGGCTGGGGAGGCAAGGGGAGTGTACAAGGGAGTGTGGCGAGGAGGGTGAAGAGAAAACGAGTATAATTAAGAAGAAAAACGAGACACGAAGTAACAAGGGGCAAAAGCAAACAAAAAAGAAACCGTCGCCCGTATGATTCTGTGTCTCTGGCCCTTTTCTGTCTTGGGGGGAAAGGGCTTCGTTTGCTGACGAGGCTTTGGTGAGAGAGAAGATGTGGTGCAGGCTGATGTGACGGAGGAGTTGTTGGTCTCTGGTTCTCGGGCCAAGGTGGATATGGACTCTCCATTTTCACAGCTAGGCCCATTGGGGAATAGCCTGGCTGTAGACTGGTTGGCCCTGCGTGCTTTCCTAAGACTTGGACAGGGTCTAGCCGGTGTCACAGGGACCGTGATTGGGTGAAAACGCGGTCGTCTTTGGGGAAGGGGAACATGACACCGGACGAGTTAAAGTACCTCTCCGCACGAGTCCAATACGACTTTGGAGGTGATCGTGAGAAAGGGTACTTTTATGCACGTCGTTGCAACCTCATCACAGCAGCAGATGGAGTTCGAAATAGGGAATTAGGAAGGGACTGTCTGTTGGTGATTGTGCATCGCCCATGCCTACCTACCCGGTCTAGCGAGACGCTATTCGAAGCGTGCGTTGCCTTGGTCAAACCGGAACGAACCTGGCCCTACGACAAGTACGGTTACGGCCGAACCACGGCTCCGGCGACGCGACGGATGCTGGAATGAATTCAAGACAATGGAGGCCCGGGACAGGTTCTGAGAGTTAGTCAGCCCTGAAACTTAATTTGACGCCTTGGTCGATTCGCAACAGGATTTCCACGGTCCAAATCGAGCTCCAGACTAGCAAGTCCCACTGAATCCTCCGTGCTGGAAATCAAGGCCCGTGATGGTATTCAGCCCAGGTTGCCTGTTGCAACCTCACGTGATATCTCCACGTCTGTGTTGGAACCCGGAGGGTTTGACAATGGCACTGGAACATTGGGGGCGTCTATGGGAATGGATCAATTACACGAAACAATGAATTGGGTTTATACTGGGTTCTATGCAGCTTCTATCGTTATGCTTATCTCCGTCAAGGGATAACCCAAATAGGATCAAGATTGATCCAAGGGAGCAGTCCAATAAAATAGGAGATAATGTACAGTAGTAGCAACTCCTTTTCTCTACTCTGGATACTCGATCATGTTTTTCAGCTGGCCGAGGTTCTGCGGCTTATTACCTGACGCCCCTTGTTTATATCCCATCCCTTCTTGAATTTATTCACAACAAACCTTCTCCTAACTCAATGTTTCCATGATAAATCATCATCCACCATTCGCCGACTCCATTCCCGGCCATCCAATCCTTATCCACGGTCACCGCCGAGTCCTCGCCACATTGTAAAAATCTCACCCCCCGATCCAACCTCACGTGCTCTCCGATTCGGACTTAGTCAGCCTACCAATTCAGGCCTCCCGTCGGCTTATCCGGATTTCCTGTACCGGACGGGTACCGACATTGGATGCGGGGGTGGCCCGATCGGGGCTTTGTTGGGCGATTCGCCGATTCTAGAGCTGGGCCATCATGATGCGGTTGAGGAATGTTGGATCATGTATTGAAACAGACGGTGAGTTTTTAGTTGATTCAGGGGTCATTCGCTCCGTGATGAGTGTATTGTGATTCATCGTAAACTGATGTGCTAACCAGATATCGCTGACATTCGCTTTTTGTGGTATCCCCAAGATCGCATGATACGCCGTTATCATGATATTAATCCAAAGCCCTCGCTAACATCCAATCATTTCCAAATATCGACTCTCATCCAATGTATCATGATATGTAAACTGGCATACGGCTTCCCAATAGCTCACTTTTACTCAGCTGTACATCCAACTTATTAAAGTCGTGCAACATTAACCAGCATATCATGCGGAAAATCAGCGTGCACCAAACATCATCATGCGAGACCTCCTGTTCATACAAAGCAGCCTCGAGCCTAGGTCTAGGTTGCTCACTTGCTAACGAATACGCATCACTCACAGCACTACCAGGTCTGCTAGACATGGAGGGACGGCCGTTGGCCATGGGTCCAAGAGGAATGTTCTCCACGCTGGTTTGTAGACGAGGGGCTGGCATGGGGGGAGGCGGCGAGGACGCCCGTTCAATACCACGCATGCTGGATGCTTGGGTACGACCTGTGCCTGCGCGGCGGAAACCGTACCCTGCAGgggcaccaacaaggctCGTTCTGCGATCTGTTGAACGGGCAGCACGAGGGATAACCTTCTCACGAATAACGTGAAAGTAAACTTCCAAAAACTTGTGCTGCCGCTCATCAGGACTGGCTTCGTGCATGTCCTCGAATCCGATGGGCGCAACTCTAGGCTGTCCATCCTGTCGTGTGTGTGGTGTAGCCGGACTCCATTCAGCGTGCAGAGATTGCGTATCGGACGAACGGTCTTCCCCGTCATTCAATAGACGTAGAACTTCTTGAATGTGCGATCGCAAAACATCTTGGACCATTTCTCGTCGTTTCTTCTGTACCTCGGACTCATGAACCTTGATGCCCAACTGCTCTGCAAAAGGGGTAACAGTGCCGCTGGGTTCCTTGGCTGTCAAGATCTGATCGCAATCGTCGATGGCTTCGTGGAGTGCCTTGAGGGTACACATCTTCTCGGTTACGCTTTCGTCCTTGTTGAAGGCTAGAATTTGGTCGACATGCTTCTTAATCTTCTCGATAATGACAGGGTTTCGACGGGCTCCGGGCAGTGAAGTCGGAACCAGGTCCTCGTAAGCTTCCATCACTTTGACTAATGACACCGACTGCTTATCCCAGCGATCTGATGTTGGGTTGGGAATATGGGTGAACATGCTGTTCTTGATGTGAAAAGTACGACTCAGCATACCGAGGATTTCGAAGGAGACTAAAACTATTAGTAAATGTATATCCAGCGAGGCAAAGAAACCCACCAGGAAACAGATGCGATGTATGCTTGCCAGCATCTTGGAAAGCACGGACAGCATTGTTGTTACATCCAATTCGGATAAGAGTCTGAGAAATCTCCTCGCGAGTCGCCAGCTGAAGGAAAGCCAAGTTCTCTGGATCATCTTCAGGAAATCGAAGGCGTCGCTGATCCAAAAGCACGCTGTAAATAGTCGACACATAGCCAAAACAAAGCTCCTTGACCTGGTCAACGGGAATCACTCGATTTGCTTCGAAGCGACTCCTCCCGTAAATACTGAAGGTAAACATTAAACCGAGATCAGTGACCTTTTCGCCAATGACCATAAAACCATTGCCTTCGGCACGATAACGCTCACGCTTGCGGTCGAATTCTTTCCAGTAGATACCCAGAGCCGCCAACATCTCGATGAGATGGcacatcgtcgtcgtcgcgTAGGGGCGTAGAACAGTCGCGGGCATTGTATCCCAGCTTTTACGTTTCCGTTGAAGAGCTACTGTCATAGTATGTGCATCGTATAAGCTAGGAGGGTTGGTAGGAAGATCGTGGTGCTGTGTCTGCGCATTGGGAGGCCCAACTTGTTTATGCATGCCCTCGTATTGACTCTTCTGCCACTTCTCCGACTCGTGCTCCATACGCTGTACGGCGCTGAGAAGTAATGTCCATGAAGCTCGCTCGTTATCAGCAGTATGGATACGCTCTCGTTTCGTCTTGTTGGCATATTCCTCTCTTGGGTTGATGTCCAGCTCAGACCACGTGTTTTCGAGACTCTCGGGACTTCCATCTAGAAAGTATATCTCTGCTCCGCGAATTGGGCCATGTTGGTTGTCTGGGGGCGAGACGAAAATCACAGGAGCTTCAAACTCGACCTCGAAACGGAGCTCGTCCCAAGAGAAGCGACGGGTTTTGGTGAGTGCCCATTTTCCCATGACTTTCTCATTGCATTGAGCGTATCCTGCGGCAGAGGCGTAGTATTGTTGCATGACCTGCATGAAGGTAGCTGCCAGAGCAACCAAAGACACGAGGAGAGCCACGATGGCCACCAC
Coding sequences within it:
- a CDS encoding F-box and WD-40 domain-containing protein CDC4, translating into MTPSPTTSQALEPRHPKASQTVSVNISEGTQNRSRRFQLEVSECVETKTVTTTTRLTRKFPQVFVRDPVPLENLDTKEYPLAMKPTPPELIRFSYNMPSAIETDDEVEDEPMDHQLSCNSRSTPTQLKTESPQESNLGRVPKHRSQSPSEGYPRRSRASRATTIDSPESSAPTSNPRRPGRSIPLNAVSDKLRRSIAHNSNRQGERSSRPSGGFLATPDTSEVVGAAERSAHRRSSHHERNQSPEASSSAVSPHYEATSPVESDSHTVFSSNVATPPITDADAEPFADADGSLQQPIRPFNPRPSIDVVAAQDASLPSPRLSPTLAAAQLHTADDDDETQPSFQSSNLDPSRWVDESQPMEDDSLTALVRTGHSQDDYALARTDGAPQGVDSLQVVDTQTLLEAFDSMKTEMKTFMMYQFLRRCPRPTLRVVANAVNPALKCDFLRQLPLELGYSVLSHLDHRDLCRAAQVSKHWRNIVDRNETGWKELFDRDGYTLPPGELQKAIIQGWGWQDPVGANGYEKDLSMRTRLTSTEHELTRTLRQETASKSRASKRKRAINTYSAERSKRRASAQEAVAREENKSQPEARQHKSEGPLSAANAAATAVPDPQLGLPSLRELHLYKSLYRRHHMIRKSWTSGEVKPGHVAFAAHPRHVITCLQFDEDKIITGSDDTLIHIYDTKTGKLRKKLEGHEGGVWALQYEGNMLVSGSTDRSVRVWDIERGLCQQVFYGHTSTVRCLQILMPTETGRDSSGQAIMQPEKPLIITGSRDSQLRVWRLPEVGSRRYIQTGPPAHESDCPYFIRVLAGHTHSVRAISAHGDTLVSGSYDSTVRVWRISTGEALHVLHGHSQKVYSVVLDHERNRCISGSMDSLVKIWDLATGACLYTLEGHSLLVGLLDLRDERLVSAAADSTLRIWDPENGKCRNTLMAHTGAITCFQHDGRKVISGSEKTVKMWDVRTGECVQDLLSDLSGVWQVKFDERRCVAAVQRDSLTYVEILDFGAVRDGKPPEELGKRILLNEPEVRAMIEEEA
- a CDS encoding F-box and WD-40 domain-containing protein CDC4; translation: MTPSPTTSQALEPRHPKASQTVSVNISEGTQNRSRRFQLEVSECVETKTVTTTTRLTRKFPQVFVRDPVPLENLDTKEYPLAMKPTPPELIRFSYNMPSAIETDDEVEDEPMDHQLSCNSRSTPTQLKTESPQESNLGRVPKHRSQSPSEGYPRRSRASRATTIDSPESSAPTSNPRRPGRSIPLNAVSDKLRRSIAHNSNRQGERSSRPSGGFLATPDTSEVVGAAERSAHRRSSHHERNQSPEASSSAVSPHYEATSPVESDSHTVFSSNVATPPITDADAEPFADADGSLQQPIRPFNPRPSIDVVAAQDASLPSPRLSPTLAAAQLHTADDDDETQPSFQSSNLDPSRWVDESQPMEDDSLTALVRTGHSQDDYALARTDGAPQGVDSLQVVDTQTLLEAFDSMKTEMKTFMMYQFLRRCPRPTLRVVANAVNPALKCDFLRQLPLELGYSVLSHLDHRDLCRAAQVSKHWRNIVDRNETGWKELFDRDGYTLPPGELQKAIIQGWGWQDPVGANGYEKDLSMRTRLTSTEHELTRTLRQETASKSRASKRKRAINTYSAERSKRRASAQEAVAREENKSQPEARQHKSEGPLSAANAAATAVPDPQLGLPSLRELHLYKSLYRRHHMIRKSWTSGEVKPGHVAFAAHPRHVITCLQFDEDKIITGSDDTLIHIYDTKTGKLRKKLEGHEGGVWALQYEGNMLVSGSTDRSVRVWDIERGLCQQVFYGHTSTVRCLQILMPTETGRDSSGQAIMQPEKPLIITGSRDSQLRVWRLPEVGSRRYIQTGPPAHESDCPYFIRVLAGHTHSVRAISAHGDTLVSGSYDSTVRVWRISTGEALHVLHGHSQKVYSVVLDHERNRCISGSMDSLVKIWDLATGACLYTLEGHSLLVGLLDLRDERLVSAAADSTLRIWDPENGKCRNTLMAHTGAITCFQHDGRKVISGSEKTVKMWDVRTGECVQDLLSDLSGVWQVKFDERRCVAAVQRDSLTYVEVCYSADNLRVTSTNMIQILDFGAVRDGKPPEELGKRILLNEPEVRAMIEEEA